The nucleotide window CCTCTATGAATCTGTATATGTGTCATGGAGACAGATGCCTCTATGAATCTGTATATGTGTCATGGAGACTAACCTGTAGTTGGTGTCAGTTTTTACAGAGGCAGAAGATTTTGGGGATTTACAGAACCATGCTGAGGACAATCCGGCAGGTTCCTGACGAGGCGGACAGGAAGTACCTCAGAGACTGGGCCAGAGACGAGTTCAAGAGGAATAAGGGCGCCTCAAACCAGGTAAAGACAGATCATTAACATGCTTAGCTTACTATCATACTATTGGTATTCTAAAGACTCACAAACAGCTGTTGCATCCCCTCTTCACAGACCTTCCAGATTAAGGAAGTGATCTGTTCACAGCCGACCCCCCCACGGTTAGTTCTGGTGTTTTGTATAGGATACATTTAGAACTGATCCCTCAGGCCACATATGGAGACGGTCCAGGATGCATTTCTTCACATTGGTCTGGTGGTGTGTACGATCATGTGTCCTATTAAGGGCTGTATCCGTGACAACCTGCCTCTCATAtactttatttcacatttccacGCTGTATCTTGTGAAAATCCTACTTTGGTTATACTTCTCATGTCACTCTAAAAGGTAAATGCACTtcattaatccccatgggggaaattcagtttctcatccatgttctttttttttttttttgatcatgctacatacacacacagtttatacaatcatgcacaaacatgctatggacatgcacttaggagagatgtcagagtgtggaggctgccatcaaccagcgtcaccagagcagttgggggttcggtgcctttctcaagggcacctcggcagggCCCAAGCAAATgtaccagcacctctccagtcaCCAGTCCCCTTGCCAAAGTTTGTCCACTCTGGGACTTGAGCCTACAACCCTCTAGTTCCCAAGCAAAGTCCCAAGGGCTGATCCACTGCCGCCCACATGTGAAGACATAGTTTATGCATTACATAATGTCTGCTCGTTttttcagtaagtttggatgtATGatgagaaaagagggagagacagcaCGAGTCAGAGGTGTGGTTGAAGAAAACGGTGAAGACAAACATGATTGGAGAGATAATGAGGATCATCCTCCAAATACAGGATGCCATCTGTCCTGTATTTCCTCATCCTGCCCGCTTCAATACCAGATCTACGTCTCCACACGCTTTGATTGACACAATGAGGAGATGAGACCAGAGTTAATTAATCATGCAGATTGTATTATTTATGAgctcacctgctcctctgtccctcctcttcttcacgaGTGCAGCGCTCTTCCTCTCCCTGCATCACAGATATCAGTAATGTGATGTTTGTTAAGGTCTAATGAAGAAGAATGgtgctctgtgtttatttgcataCAGAGCGGGGTAGGTGAGATTCAATCATGAGGGGTTATTGGAGATGCATTCTAGTGTAATGACGCAAAAAGTGAGGATATGATGTATGATAACTTTGTAGTCAATCgcctccgcccctccctcaccccccacactgccgccatccttgtccacagccttgtcgcttcccgtctggactactgtaactctctcctcttcggcctccctcacaaatccctccataaactccaactggtccagaattcagctgcccctatcattgcccgaaccccctccatccaccacatccctcctgtcctccaacagctccactggctccctgttcagttccgtattcaattcaaagtccttctgttaacattcaagaccatccacaacctcgccccccatatctgtccgacctcctccatgttcccactccctcccgctccctcagatcctcttcctccatacacctgtctgtcccctccgcccgtctcaccactatggggagccgagcattcagccgctctgctccccgtctctggaactcatcaccacctcaactcagagacacagattctttcccccatttcaaatcacaactcaaaacatatctgttcaaaaccgcttactccgtctgactccaattgcactgtcatcttgttattgtttctattttttcttaccccttgttagtttatattgttttcatttttgactctgattttgtttcctttaatgtgaattcgtgtatatatatatttatatctgtgcggtgtccttgagtgccgagaaaggcgcctttaaataaaatgtattattattattagtcttAAAGGGAGTTACAAAATCAACTCTAGAGGCAGCGTGGTGAAAGATGTCGATGCTCTGTTGGTAGATGGAAGAGAAACTTTCAATGTAAGAGGAATAATCTAAAACAAAATACAgtcataccaaaaaaaaacactggagcaGGGACAGAAGAGCAGCCTGCACACTCTGTGAGGTGACATCACTGTGTCTGATGGCTGCTCCATCACAGACAGTTCTGTCTTTGTAGGGATAATTTCCTGCCACCACACACAAGTTTGACTCAAAGTCCACTCTCCAGTGTTTCTGGGGCTTTCAGTCTCAACTCACAATCAGAACCAAACACTCATACTGTCCTGAACGCTCCAGCAAAACCTTGACATGCATATGTAACAAATCAAGTTTGCATTGAGAAATTATAACATTGATACCATAACATTATATGTAGATTTTGTTATTTTACTGCTTTAGAGTGGAGACAATTTCAGGTAAGGTATAGCAGAgtgaaagctggggttggtagtcacagaaaactagcatgaatttgaatgtagcatttcctcaggactctgtctaacccctcccctcggagctcctccaaaatgacgcccccgctcacatgcacgagtgccgctgattcgcgaccatatgatggtgactgattcaaaaccggtcctcagcacatcgtttgtgttttgcactacgtcaactcatgtctcactcagcggtaagaaaacaccaaaacattatcatagtgaaagttaaagacacaaacaaacatgaaatgtacgctctgcaggaggcgggcagaacggcaggacaggatttgattggtttcatcatttggctcctgatggcaggggttggttggtgttttcccaggtttactccggctgtagatagcagctttttttcactcttttttaagaacacattatgtattgattaccatcgggacataaagatcattttaaccagtatgacaaaaagtgtatctaaatctgactaccaaccccagctttaagtggaaagaagaaaaatcagtCCCTCTGGTTTGTTGTTAGATACAGTAGGTGACATGGGAAGAAGTATTTTATCCTTCAAtaagctttcttttcttttccctccctctgtggGGCCTCAAGTTTGGCTTCCAGTTATGTGATTTCTCAGGCTGCAAAGAAACTGCAGGTACTTTAAGACTTAAAGACTCAGACTGAAGTCAGCCCAGAGTTTGTTTGAATAATCGGTATATTTAGAGGTATCATACAAAGCAATGATTGAGTGCAATGGTAGTCTTGAGATCTTAGAAAAGCAAAACTGTCCTAAATATAACCTGACATTTTATTAGTCTAAAAGTGAATCCAACAAGGCTTTTGTATGGAAAGATCCCCTAAGAGGATTCAGTTTAATAAAGCAACCAGTTCCCTGATTATACTCTATTATACCTCACTGatcacccggctctcttactcaTCTTCCGGTTGTGAAagattcttgattctgattggtcaaaaccccttgataaCCTCTTGGCAACAGTGATTAACTTTCACGGACATGAGCaatgccagaggcaaactgatcacacgtcatgtcaaatcaaacagagggatgatttattttaaatgaacatgTCTGATCACATCGTGAGTTCCAGCTCGTTGAGTCAGAGTGTAACTGtagtttgttttcctctgtcCTGATCACCGTGTGTGTTCTCCCTCTCATCCTTCATTCAGGATGCCATCCGTATGATGGTGACTCAAGCCAACAACcacctggaggagctgcagaagaGTTTGGCGCTGGCCAGTAGTTAACTTCTGAGAGCAACTGTGGACTTAAAACTGATCCGGATCAGCTCTCAGTGGAGACCATCATATGTTTGATGGAGACTCTGGAAGTTAAAAGAGGGGAAATCCTCTTCACCTGGATGCCTCCTTAAGGATGGATGAGAGGAGACATTCTGTAAAACCTGCTCCTCACTTAAGATGTCGTCAATGATGGAAACTGAAGCTGTGAGGCTGACTGAGCCTTacctctgagctctgtgtgtattatatgtgttgtaaatattaaatgGGAACTCATGAAACCACAGACGGATGTAGaaagatcatttttaatacaaaacatgttttcagagtGCATTATTCAGATCCACAGTAATGTAAAACTAACAGACACACTGCAGagccacagacacacagcttcAAACGTCAGCGTGTGCACGTTCAAGAGCAGCTTGCAGGTTTATCAAAACATTAACACATGACTAAAACCAGCTGACGCCTTGTTAGGTAGTACAAGTTACACAAACATCATTTAACAGAGCTACATTTCAGAATCCTGCCGTCTCTGTGAACACAAACCTGCACACAGGTGAGTCTGAAAGCGCAGGTCTGCATCACCTCTGCTCTGCAGTCTGATGACTTTAAATCCACATGTCTGAACTGATGCTCACTACAGCAAACATACAGTAATACTGCAACACAACTCTGAACTTTCTTCATGCAACAAGTTCACACAAGACGTTTGATCGATCATGAACACTTCAGACACAAACCTGCAGTGTGGGTTAGTTTATTTTGATGAGGGCGCCACTTATGATATATTACATTAATTCACTTTTAttaacaaaaaggaacaaatgAGACAAACAGCCCGTCCGCCCATCTTCAGGGAAACTGCTCAGACTTCTAGCCTTTGGACAAACAATCATTAACACAAGCTGCTGATGTCCTTTCTTTCAAACCACTCATTTGAAATCTAAGAGCGTTAACTCTTGTTGAGACTGCTCCAGAAAAACACATGACAACAAGCGTCAtcttaaaaaaagacacatttttctgtctgtcagcaGACGGTTGGTTTGGCGATGTTAAATGgctgtaaacaaaaaacatgggTGTTACCATCAGCTGTAAATCTCACCAAACCAGTGAGGACTTAAGAAACTTGATGTTGATGGATGTGTGAGAGCAGACTAACCCTCCTCcattaaatcaggggttcccaaacattttACTCCATGACCCCTAAAAtaaagatgccaaagacttgcaaaccccactgttcctcaaagtgattaaatgttacTTCATACTTCATCTAGCTGGTCTTTGTGGATGTGTTTCCTGAGCTGCTgagaatgaacctgctgctactgatgcttttagtAAATTTACTGTAACTAACCTTTCCTCTGACCCTAACCTCAGGAGTCCTctagcaacaaagaaaggctgaaatttaatgtacaaaaaaatgtgtttgaaggtttaaatccaaattgaatGACTATTTTTCATAATATTTTTACACTAATTAGTAAAATAAgtcattttagattacttacTAAAACCTTCTGGAAGATATCTTgcaacactttgggaacccctgcattagAAATGTCGGTTCATGTTCAGCTTGGTGAGATTTAGAGACATACTTTTCTGAATCTGTGGAGGCTGGAGAGTGCCAAAGGAATATTTCAttaacttttttgttgtttttttttttcaattttctttcacAGTTTCCCTCCAgagttttgtctttttaaacttaaaatagTCTCAGggatatattttcatttattctaatttattcATTGTCATCAGAGACACATTTTAATGTCTCCTTTAGTCTTTAAGCCTCTGAAGGACTGGTTGGTGTGAAACAATACAAACTCAGAGCAGTGTACCTTTGTGTATTTGAAGTTGACGTACACTTTaacctttaaattaaacaacCACGAAACATGTTCATGccaaagaaacaaaatgtgacacagaaaaacaaccagaggtttgttttttaaattccatCATTAGTTCAGCAGATTCTGTTCTATGATAGTTTTCAATTCTTCAGCCTTTCAATGaatcaaccagattatgcagattttaaagaaggagaggaataaAAAGTGGCaggcatgttttttgttttaaataattcaattaCCGTAAAGTTTGGAGTTTAAGAggcacttctttttttcttccatctaaaaagtgagctgtCCCATTTACTGGTGCCACCATTATTCCAGTCTATTATACAGAGAGGGGGATTTATTATGATACCGTATTTTACCCAGCAGAACCAGGTGGCAGGAACCATAGCGATGCGTACTGGGCTGGTGGCGTCACTTTTTAACCACTTTTCCCCATGAGGTCGTAATCATGCACTTAGAGAAAACAGTGTGATACTGTTCACTGAATAGACCtgtggagtgtttgtgtgattgaAAAGACTGAAGTTTAAGACAAaaagtgaccagcagagggcggtGGAGCAACACCAGGTGAAGTTTACAAACTGGTATGACTTACAATCTGGATTTTACGGTGATTGTTCATCACTTTTGATCCAGAATCCAACTATGACAAAACAAGAGTCTTAAATAATTGTACAGCACACTCTGACCTCCACAAACAGCACAttactaaaaaacaacaacaaaacaaacaaaccttcaGAGGGTTGCATACAGCTTCATTCAGTCTGTTATAAATAGGCAGTGTTGTTCCTCTTGAGTCACAGGTCTGATCTCGGCAtgcagatacaaacacaaagcTTATCACACTGTCAGTCCTCCATTCAGACCACCTCACTCTTcttctgagcttttctgcccgATGATAATTCAAGACGCCAAAGAGTCTTCAACGTTCACGTGATGCAGTGAGTCTAACATTTCATGGCACATTAGATCAATCTAGCTTTATGTCTACTGATATTTACAACGCAGTGCACAGGAGCTGCCCTCAATCCTATGACACTGCACACATTACTGTGACGAGGATCAGGGCCACGTTAGAGGAGAAAAAGGGTTTTGAGGATAAAGTCGTTAATTTATGAGTAAAAATTCATAGTTTTAGTGTCTGGTTAAcctgtgtgttattttaaaggGACTCTAAATGAGGAAGGTGGAGCATCTTGTGAAATCATGCCTCAGTAGAGGTTtcataaataactgaataatGTCTCTTATTAATTCAAGAGTTTAATCTCGTAAAAGTACGACCTTTTATCTCataaatgttcaacttttttCTCTTACGACTTATTCTCATGAAATTATGACTTTGTCCTCGTATTATcacaactttatttacatactctctttttttccccacctTAATGTGGCACTAATCCTCCGTCATACATCACAACAGTCCAGTgtttacattaaaatgacagGATGGAGTTTTGAAGGTGGATTATTTTGAGCTGTTGACTGTATGTAAGAGGTGGTTGTAGCATTCAtctctgaaagtg belongs to Notolabrus celidotus isolate fNotCel1 chromosome 13, fNotCel1.pri, whole genome shotgun sequence and includes:
- the lyrm2 gene encoding LYR motif-containing protein 2, giving the protein MTISRLPHAALTLKQFLQRQKILGIYRTMLRTIRQVPDEADRKYLRDWARDEFKRNKGASNQDAIRMMVTQANNHLEELQKSLALASS